One segment of Salvia splendens isolate huo1 chromosome 20, SspV2, whole genome shotgun sequence DNA contains the following:
- the LOC121781287 gene encoding uncharacterized protein LOC121781287 produces MKRYNNNGKSVWAQNRQDSYPVYRFGGRPPVGGRRDGGGNYRPPGEDSDMEGRPSDETHQEDRVSSKLDRVLEKLGQLDVWKEEADRKFDILVPALTRDGDMAIGVDEGDDPPWDDNRRRRPMEKGFHPRNPNLDFRDGLPEEKARREERGRTGPNWGFQGDRQQNFNRPAMCWDLPQRYKSHIANYEKPQRVKMQPPRFNRSDVTNWVSRVQYYFDHVMMPDAERLHYAVMLFDLPAAEWVFNYCANNEFVMWQDFMEDVRHRFDRQSFKNYYGLLAKLTQTGTVLEYHDTFEKYLNRGKGVPESDLFTLFVAGLKPDIQECLQLHRSHQTAPPTGLRQPWQNRESRGQRGSPLLTSILSPHRVLSQRRASRVGVRSSHARRLYGSPRQRSQNDLGWDFAGTAPKSG; encoded by the coding sequence ATGAAGCGTTACAACAACAACGGAAAGTCAGTTTGGGCACAGAATCGGCAAGATTCTTACCCGGTTTACAGGTTCGGGGGTCGCCCACCAGTAGGAGGCCGCCGCGACGGTGGCGGTAATTACCGACCACCGGGAGAAGACAGCGACATGGAGGGTCGCCCCTCGGACGAAACTCATCAGGAGGATCGCGTAAGCAGCAAACTAGATCGCGTTTTGGAGAAACTTGGTCAATTGGACGTATGGAAGGAGGAGGCCGATCGCAAGTTCGACATTCTAGTCCCTGCATTAACACGCGATGGGGACATGGCGATCGGGGTCGACGAGGGAGATGACCCACCATGGGACGATAATAGGAGAAGGAGACCGATGGAGAAAGGGTTTCATCCGAGAAACCCTAATCTTGATTTCCGCGATGGGTTGCCGGAGGAAAAGGCGCGTCGCGAGGAGAGGGGCCGGACAGGCCCCAACTGGGGATTTCAAGGGGACAGACAGCAAAATTTCAACCGCCCCGCTATGTGTTGGGACCTACCGCAGCGTTACAAATCCCACATTGCGAACTATGAGAAACCCCAGAGGGTTAAGATGCAACCACCGCGATTCAACAGATCTGACGTTACTAATTGGGTGTCGAGGGTCCAGTACTACTTCGACCACGTTATGATGCCCGACGCTGAGCGTCTACATTACGCGGTAATGTTGTTTGATCTGCCCGCGGCGGAGTGGGTTTTCAATTATTGCGCAAACAACGAGTTTGTCATGTGGCAGGATTTCATGGAAGATGTACGACATCGTTTTGACAGGCAGAGCTTTAAGAATTATTATGGCCTTCTCGCCAAGCTTACACAGACAGGAACAGTACTAGAATATCATGATACTTTCGAAAAATACCTTAACCGGGGGAAAGGGGTCCCGGAATCGGACCTATTCACTCTCTTCGTTGCGGGCCTTAAACCGGACATACAAGAGTGCCTGCAGTTACATCGTAGCCATCAAACGGCACCGCCTACGGGTCTGCGTCAGCCTTGGCAGAATCGGGAGTCTCGTGGGCAGCGGGGGTCCCCTCTTCTCACCTCCATTCTCAGCCCCCATCGGGTTCTGTCCCAACGACGGGCCAGCCGGGTCGGGGTCAGGAGCAGCCACGCCCGCCGATTATACGGGTCTCCCAGGCAGAGAAGTCAGAACGATCTAGGTTGGGACTTTGCTGGCACTGCCCCGAAAAGTGGGTGA